One region of Vigna angularis cultivar LongXiaoDou No.4 chromosome 10, ASM1680809v1, whole genome shotgun sequence genomic DNA includes:
- the LOC128194210 gene encoding peroxidase 5-like, with translation MDIITRRFLPIISTLLLILVSLSSLASASLKVAFYASTCPSAEEIVTSTVNKAISENSGIAAGLIRMHFHDCFVRGCDASVLLASTHGNPAERDHFANNPSLRGFEVIEDAKAQLEAACPQTVSCADILALAARDSALKVGGINYDVPTGRRDGLVSVADEAAENLPAPTLSADELVSRFSRKGLSADEMVTLSGAHSIGVSHCSSFSKRLYSFNETLPQDPSMDSSYAETLKTKCPAPPSISDPTVSFDPSTPIRLDTKYYDGLIDHRGLLTSDQTLFTSQSTREMVLSNANDPANWSQKFAKAMVQMGSIDVLTGSNGEIRKHCTFVN, from the exons ATGGATATTATCACTCGCCGCTTCCTTCCAATCATTTCAACTTTGCTTCTCATTCTagtttctctttcttcattggcctCAGCGTCTCTCAAAGTGGCGTTCTACGCCTCCACGTGTCCATCTGCGGAGGAAATAGTGACAAGTACTGTAAACAAAGCCATTTCAGAAAACTCAGGCATAGCAGCTGGTCTCATAAGGATGCATTTCCACGACTGCTTTGTCAGG GGCTGCGATGCTTCCGTGTTGCTAGCATCTACCCATGGTAACCCAGCAGAAAGAGACCATTTTGCCAACAACCCAAGCTTGCGTGGGTTCGAGGTCATTGAGGACGCCAAGGCCCAGTTGGAGGCTGCATGTCCTCAAACGGTGTCGTGCGCAGACATATTGGCCTTGGCAGCAAGAGACAGTGCTCTTAAAGTGGGTGGCATAAACTACGACGTTCCAACAGGACGCAGAGACGGTCTTGTCTCCGTGGCCGATGAAGCGGCGGAGAATCTGCCTGCACCAACCCTGAGCGCCGATGAGCTTGTGAGTAGGTTTTCACGAAAGGGTTTGTCTGCAGATGAAATGGTGACACTTTCAGGAGCCCATTCCATTGGTGTGTCGCATTGTTCTTCCTTCTCTAAGCGGTTGTACTCTTTCAATGAGACCTTGCCGCAAGACCCATCAATGGACTCTTCCTACGCTGAAACCTTGAAAACAAAGTGTCCTGCGCCACCTTCCATCTCAGACCCAACCGTGTCTTTTGATCCTTCCACTCCCATTCGTTTGGACACCAAATACTACGATGGATTGATCGACCACCGAGGCTTGCTCACATCGGATCAGACGCTGTTCACCTCTCAATCCACCAGGGAAATGGTTCTCAGCAATGCCAACGATCCTGCGAATTGGTCTCAGAAGTTTGCCAAGGCAATGGTTCAAATGGGTTCCATAGATGTCCTCACTGGCTCCAACGGCGAGATCAGGAAGCATTGCACCTTTGTTAATTAA
- the LOC108335185 gene encoding anthranilate synthase beta subunit 2, chloroplastic, translated as MAATFFSQSLLQSNNLSPSCLSPRIPHSLASRVKPSCLGVVSVSKRVSGVVPNAALKALETNSDFPISAKKSIDNPIVVIDNYDSFTYNLCQYMGELGFHFEVYRNDELTVEELKRKNPRGVLISPGPGEPQDSGISLQTVLELGPTVPLFGVCMGLQCIGEAYGGKIVRSPYGVMHGKSTLVYYDEQGEDGVLAGLSNPFLAGRYHSLVIEKESFPDELEATAWTEDGLIMAARHKKYKHLQGVQFHPESIITPEGKKIVQNFVKLIERMEGGGS; from the exons ATGGCTGCCACATTCTTCTCTCAATCGCTTCTTCAATccaacaatctttctccttcttGTCTCTCTCCTCGCATCCCTCATTCTCTGGCTAGCCGTGTCAAACCCTCCTGCCTCG GGGTGGTTTCTGTGAGCAAAAGGGTAAGTGGGGTGGTGCCCAATGCTGCTCTGAAAGCCTTGGAAACTAATTCGGATTTCCCCATTTCGGCTAAGAAGTCCATCGACAACCCCATTGTTGTTATTGATAACTATGACAGCTTTACCTATAATCTTTGCCAG TATATGGGAGAGTTAGGATTTCACTTTGAGGTCTACCGCAATGATGAGTTGACAGTGGAGGAGTtgaaaag GAAAAATCCTAGAGGAGTGCTAATATCACCTGGGCCAG GGGAACCTCAAGATTCTGGCATATCTTTGCAAACAGTTTTGGAACTTGGACCAACTGTACCATTGTTTGGTGTGTGCATGGGTTTGCAGTGCATTGGTGAGGCTTATGGAG GAAAGATTGTTCGTTCTCCTTATGGTGTCATGCATGGAAAAAGTACCTTGGTTTATTATGATGAACAAGGAGAAGATGGAGTACTTGCTGGACTGTCAAA TCCTTTCTTGGCTGGTAGATATCACAGCCTTGTGATTGAGAAAGAGAGTTTTCCTGATGAACTTGAGGCAACTGCCTGGACAGAAGATGGTCTTATAATGGCTGCTCGCCATAAGAAATATAAGCATTTGCAG GGAGTTCAGTTTCATCCGGAGAGCATCATAACTCCAGAAGGGAAGAAAATTGTCCAAAATTTTGTGAAGCTTATTGAGAGAATGGAGGGTGGTGGttcttaa
- the LOC128194209 gene encoding probable ascorbate-specific transmembrane electron transporter 1 — MGRGFQVRAASITIVAHLLFIAITTLLLVWLLHFREGVAFFSSSNPTKIFNLHPLLMVIGFILVGGEAIMIYKSAAKKSRSVKVVHLLLHLVAMVAGVLGITAVFKSKKEVGLPDMYTLHSWLGMSAICLFGLQYIIGFFSYFFPGAEMSTRASLLPWHRFMGMAIFLLAVGTAETGLLQYFQFLHLFRSQEALIVNFTALLLFLYAFFVALSVTLPTNYS; from the exons atgGGTCGTGGGTTCCAAGTTCGAGCAGCTTCAATTACCATAGTTGCTCATTTGTTgttcatagcaataacaaccCTTTTATTAGTTTGGTTGCTACACTTCCGAGAAGGTGTTGCCTTCTTCAGCTCTTCCAACCCAACCAAGATTTTCAAT CTCCATCCACTTCTAATGGTCATTGGATTCATTTTAGTTGGTGGAGAAG CTATCATGATATACAAGTCTGCGGCTAAAAAAAGCAGGTCAGTGAAAGTGGTTCACCTTCTATTGCATCTGGTAGCTATGGTGGCTGGAGTTTTAGGGATCACTGCAGTTTTCAAATCAAAGAAAGAAGTTGGTCTTCCTGATATGTATACATTACACTCTTGGCTAGGCATGTCAGCAATATGCCTATTTGGTTTACAG tATATCATAGGTTTCTTCTCTTATTTCTTCCCTGGTGCAGAAATGTCTACTAGAGCTTCCCTTCTGCCATGGCACAGGTTTATGGGCATGGCCATATTCCTTCTTGCAGTTGGCACAGCCGAGACTGGTTTGCTTCAATATTTCCAGTTTTTACACCTTTTTCGCAGCCAAGAGGCTCTCATAGTCAATTTCACTGCTCTCTTACTCTTCCTTTATGCTTTCTTTGTTGCTCTCTCTGTCACTCTCCCAACAAATTATTCCTAA